The following are encoded together in the Geobacter sulfurreducens PCA genome:
- the rodA gene encoding rod shape-determining protein RodA: MIDRRLITNFDWMLLGLVLLICAVGVVNIYSASSSYVLSGTPYYLKQMSWVLVGLAIMLLVCSIDYHLLEDVAYWFYGILFLLLLVVLAFGKTSMGATRWLHLGFISVQPSEPMKIIGIITMARILANIPVSGGLGLRELAFPALMIGAPAILIMKQPDLGTAILVILIAGSMLAFVGIRLSALAAVCIATVPAVWLGWHYYLRDYQKNRVLNFLDPERDPLGTGYHIIQSKIAVGSGGLFGKGFLQGTQSQLRFLPEQHTDFAFSVFAEEWGFVGSLVVLLLYAVLTLWGLQIARRCNDRFGSLVAVGVTAMLFWHIIINIGMVIGLFPVVGVPLPLFSYGGTSMITSMTGIGILLNISMRRFMF, from the coding sequence ATGATCGACCGACGACTCATCACCAACTTCGACTGGATGCTGCTGGGACTCGTGCTGCTTATCTGTGCGGTAGGAGTTGTGAATATCTACAGCGCCTCATCGTCGTACGTTCTGTCGGGCACACCTTACTATCTCAAGCAGATGTCCTGGGTTTTGGTCGGCCTCGCCATCATGCTGCTGGTCTGCAGCATCGACTACCACCTGCTGGAGGATGTTGCCTACTGGTTCTACGGCATCCTGTTCCTTCTCCTGCTCGTGGTGCTGGCTTTCGGCAAGACTTCAATGGGAGCCACCCGATGGCTTCACCTGGGATTTATCAGTGTTCAGCCATCTGAACCCATGAAAATCATAGGGATCATCACCATGGCCCGCATCCTGGCCAATATTCCGGTGTCAGGCGGCCTGGGGCTGCGGGAGCTGGCCTTCCCCGCCCTCATGATCGGTGCGCCCGCCATTCTCATCATGAAGCAGCCCGATCTCGGCACGGCGATACTTGTCATCCTCATTGCCGGATCCATGCTCGCGTTTGTCGGCATCCGTCTTTCCGCGCTGGCTGCCGTATGCATTGCCACCGTACCGGCCGTCTGGCTTGGCTGGCATTACTATCTCAGGGATTATCAGAAAAACAGGGTTCTCAATTTTCTGGATCCTGAGAGGGACCCGCTCGGCACGGGGTACCACATCATCCAGAGCAAGATTGCCGTGGGATCGGGCGGCCTGTTCGGCAAGGGATTTCTCCAGGGGACCCAGAGCCAGCTCCGCTTCCTGCCGGAACAGCACACGGACTTCGCATTTTCCGTTTTTGCCGAGGAATGGGGATTTGTGGGGAGTCTTGTTGTTCTGCTGCTTTACGCGGTGCTCACCCTGTGGGGGCTCCAGATTGCACGGCGCTGCAACGACCGTTTCGGAAGCCTCGTGGCTGTGGGCGTCACGGCAATGCTTTTCTGGCACATCATCATCAACATCGGTATGGTAATCGGACTCTTCCCCGTGGTCGGGGTGCCATTGCCTCTGTTTTCCTACGGCGGCACATCCATGATCACGTCAATGACGGGCATTGGCATTCTCCTTAACATCAGCATGCGACGCTTCATGTTCTAG
- the mrdA gene encoding penicillin-binding protein 2, whose amino-acid sequence MNGQRFIRDTQEPKRQLVVLLIAVGVFFFILVTRLWYLQIIKAEDFQSLSENNRLRLVPVAASRGTIFDRNGAVLVSNRPSFSVAVIPQEVRDRDWLVDQLVTLLGADRDELVKKWEKGKGRARYYPIVLASGITRDQLELLEEKRLWLPGIEVEMKPVRQYENGTLAAHLLGYIGEISDEELKNPAFVGYNSGDYLGKSGIERSWEEVLHGHDGGRQIEVDARGRILRTIAETPPTMGSSLVLTIDAQLQKRAEQAFGDQAGAAVVMEVNTGEILAFVSNPEFDPALFAGRMPPEIWKQYLEDKRHPLENKALKGQYPPGSTYKIITALAGLEEGIIDDHTTVTCKGSYALGNTTFRCWDKKGHGAVDLRRALRESCDVYFYVLGEKLGIDRLSAYAQKFALGAPMGVGLDNEKGGLIPTSAWKLQRHKTRWFQGDTLSAAIGQGYVLMTPIQLASMTAAIATDGIVYRPRLVKRIIDRDGKVLREFQPEIITRADISPRSFKSVKEGLWAVVNESGGTGGMSRIPDVRVAGKTGTSQVVKLRDTRGFIPYQYRDHALFVAYAPYEHPEVAVAVVIEHGEHGGSAAAPIAGSILRAYFEGKGVIRRPVKAGKGTAAGDDGSGENATSDEGAQPREDQE is encoded by the coding sequence ATGAACGGTCAGCGCTTCATACGCGATACGCAGGAGCCGAAGCGACAGCTGGTCGTGCTGCTTATCGCGGTGGGGGTGTTTTTCTTCATCCTCGTCACGCGGCTCTGGTACCTCCAGATTATCAAGGCTGAGGATTTTCAGAGCCTTTCCGAAAACAACCGGCTGCGCCTCGTGCCCGTCGCGGCGTCCCGCGGGACCATATTCGACCGTAACGGAGCGGTCCTGGTGAGCAACCGGCCTTCCTTCAGCGTTGCCGTCATTCCCCAGGAAGTCCGCGATCGCGATTGGCTGGTCGATCAACTGGTTACCCTCCTTGGTGCCGACAGGGATGAACTCGTCAAAAAGTGGGAGAAAGGGAAGGGACGTGCCCGCTACTATCCCATCGTTCTCGCATCGGGGATCACCCGTGACCAACTGGAGCTTCTGGAAGAGAAACGGCTCTGGCTCCCCGGCATCGAGGTCGAGATGAAGCCGGTACGTCAGTATGAGAACGGTACACTGGCGGCTCACCTGCTGGGCTACATCGGTGAAATCTCGGACGAAGAGCTGAAAAACCCGGCCTTTGTCGGCTACAATTCAGGCGATTACCTGGGCAAGAGCGGGATTGAGCGCAGCTGGGAAGAGGTGCTCCACGGCCACGACGGTGGACGGCAGATCGAGGTAGACGCCCGGGGGCGGATCCTCAGGACAATTGCCGAGACGCCCCCCACCATGGGGTCGAGCCTGGTCCTGACCATCGACGCGCAACTTCAGAAGCGGGCGGAGCAGGCTTTTGGCGACCAGGCGGGAGCTGCGGTGGTCATGGAAGTGAACACCGGCGAAATTCTGGCATTCGTCAGCAATCCCGAATTCGATCCGGCTCTGTTCGCCGGCAGGATGCCCCCCGAAATCTGGAAACAATACCTGGAAGACAAGCGCCATCCCCTGGAGAACAAGGCCTTGAAGGGGCAGTATCCGCCGGGATCGACCTACAAGATCATCACCGCTCTGGCAGGGCTTGAAGAGGGGATCATCGACGACCACACTACGGTAACCTGCAAGGGTTCTTATGCGCTAGGGAATACCACGTTTCGCTGCTGGGACAAGAAGGGGCACGGAGCGGTCGATCTGAGGCGAGCCCTTCGCGAGTCGTGCGACGTCTACTTCTATGTGCTCGGCGAGAAGCTCGGCATTGACCGGCTTTCCGCCTATGCCCAAAAGTTTGCCCTCGGTGCGCCCATGGGGGTCGGCCTGGACAATGAAAAGGGTGGGCTCATCCCCACCTCCGCCTGGAAGCTTCAGCGGCACAAAACCAGGTGGTTCCAGGGAGATACGCTGAGTGCGGCCATCGGCCAGGGCTACGTCCTCATGACCCCCATCCAGCTGGCATCAATGACCGCTGCCATTGCCACGGACGGTATCGTGTACCGGCCCCGGCTGGTAAAGCGGATCATTGACCGCGACGGCAAGGTCCTCAGGGAGTTTCAGCCGGAGATCATCACCCGGGCCGATATTTCGCCGCGCAGTTTCAAGTCGGTCAAGGAAGGACTGTGGGCTGTCGTGAACGAGTCGGGTGGTACCGGCGGCATGTCACGGATTCCTGATGTCCGGGTCGCCGGCAAGACAGGGACTTCTCAGGTCGTCAAGCTGAGAGATACGCGCGGGTTTATCCCCTATCAGTATCGCGATCACGCCCTGTTCGTGGCCTACGCCCCCTATGAGCACCCCGAAGTTGCTGTTGCGGTGGTGATCGAACACGGCGAGCACGGAGGCTCGGCGGCGGCACCCATTGCCGGCAGCATTCTGCGCGCCTACTTCGAAGGGAAGGGGGTCATCCGCCGACCGGTCAAAGCCGGGAAGGGAACTGCCGCCGGGGACGACGGCTCCGGGGAAAACGCGACATCCGACGAAGGGGCGCAGCCCCGCGAGGATCAGGAATAG
- the mreD gene encoding rod shape-determining protein MreD, which produces MIKLIWYAILVFAAIILQVSVIPTHIADPFKPNLLILFVVFMGLREELGWGVLAFVLGLLHDSFSGLYLGLNAFSYLVIFLLFSLVAGRLYTDRRSLMILGTFSATMVSGLFSLLLLLLFSSSHGIYASLLEGLVPQSLVNALVASIVFTFTPLARLGDIR; this is translated from the coding sequence ATGATTAAGCTCATCTGGTACGCCATTCTCGTCTTTGCCGCGATCATCCTGCAAGTGTCCGTGATTCCGACGCACATCGCCGATCCCTTTAAACCGAACCTGCTTATTCTGTTCGTAGTGTTCATGGGGTTGCGCGAGGAGCTCGGCTGGGGAGTGCTCGCTTTTGTCCTCGGTCTTCTGCACGATTCGTTCAGCGGGCTCTACCTGGGGCTCAACGCCTTTTCCTACTTGGTCATTTTCCTGCTGTTCAGCCTCGTGGCCGGGCGCCTCTACACTGACCGCCGTTCACTCATGATCCTCGGCACCTTCTCGGCAACCATGGTCAGCGGCCTGTTCAGCCTGCTCCTGCTGCTTCTGTTTTCTTCTTCCCACGGCATCTATGCTTCGCTGCTCGAAGGCCTGGTTCCCCAGAGCCTCGTGAATGCCCTTGTCGCCTCCATCGTCTTCACCTTCACCCCCCTTGCACGGTTGGGGGACATTCGATGA
- the mreC gene encoding rod shape-determining protein MreC: MLELIRKYRVYIVAAVALLAALTFYSLNLRQKEQANLFERVIIDLFAPVYNLGSRVSTFMGSVWGDYIDLVDVRRENKELRESVKILNGRIMEHREAIHENGRLRQLLGLKGTVGLPSVAAQVIGEDNSPWFKTLVINRGAVDGLAEGMPVVAASGVVGQLVKVAAGSSRVLLLTDHASGIAAVVQRSRARGVVKGQGGGLCSLEFSLREEDVKVGDVVVSSGMGGIFPKGLVIGEVTMVKKGEYGIFQNINIRPAVNIARLEEVLVLIPRNND, translated from the coding sequence ATGCTGGAGCTGATCAGAAAATATCGAGTCTATATCGTGGCGGCCGTGGCCCTGCTGGCCGCACTCACCTTCTACTCCCTGAACCTGCGCCAGAAGGAGCAGGCCAACCTGTTCGAGCGGGTGATCATCGACCTGTTTGCACCCGTTTACAATCTGGGCTCACGGGTCAGCACCTTTATGGGAAGCGTCTGGGGCGATTACATTGACCTAGTCGATGTGCGCCGCGAGAATAAGGAGTTGCGTGAGTCGGTCAAGATCCTGAACGGCCGGATCATGGAACACCGCGAGGCAATTCATGAAAACGGCCGCTTGCGGCAACTTCTCGGCTTGAAGGGAACGGTCGGACTCCCCTCGGTGGCCGCCCAGGTCATCGGAGAAGACAACTCTCCCTGGTTCAAGACGCTGGTCATCAACCGGGGCGCCGTGGATGGTCTCGCGGAAGGGATGCCGGTGGTTGCCGCCAGCGGTGTGGTCGGCCAGTTGGTCAAGGTTGCCGCGGGCAGTTCCCGGGTACTGCTGCTCACGGACCATGCCAGCGGCATAGCCGCCGTGGTGCAGCGCTCCCGCGCTCGGGGGGTGGTCAAGGGGCAGGGGGGAGGACTCTGCAGCCTCGAGTTTTCCCTGCGGGAAGAGGATGTGAAAGTCGGCGACGTGGTGGTCAGTTCCGGCATGGGAGGGATTTTCCCCAAAGGGCTGGTTATCGGTGAGGTCACCATGGTAAAGAAGGGGGAGTACGGAATCTTTCAGAACATCAACATCCGCCCCGCCGTCAATATTGCCCGGCTCGAGGAAGTACTCGTGCTGATTCCCCGGAACAATGATTAA
- a CDS encoding dTDP-4-dehydrorhamnose 3,5-epimerase family protein: MSVSPEFTRGKIHDVVVKPLGKFLDERGWLAELFRSDETDPATMPVMAYVSMTRPGIARGPHEHVDQTDWFCFIGPSNFKVYLWDSRPDSPTHGVKQTLFAGIDAPMSVIVPPGVVHAYKNVGGVDGIVFNAPNRLYAGEGKSSPVDEIRHEDVAGSPFILD; the protein is encoded by the coding sequence ATGAGCGTTAGTCCCGAGTTCACCCGCGGCAAGATCCACGACGTGGTGGTGAAGCCCCTTGGCAAGTTCCTGGACGAGCGGGGCTGGCTCGCCGAACTGTTCCGCAGCGACGAAACCGATCCCGCGACCATGCCGGTCATGGCCTACGTTTCCATGACCCGGCCGGGCATTGCCCGGGGGCCTCACGAGCACGTGGACCAGACCGACTGGTTTTGCTTTATCGGTCCGTCCAATTTCAAAGTCTATCTCTGGGACTCCCGGCCCGACTCGCCGACCCACGGCGTGAAGCAGACCCTGTTCGCGGGGATCGACGCGCCAATGTCCGTTATCGTGCCGCCGGGCGTCGTCCATGCCTACAAGAATGTCGGCGGTGTTGACGGCATTGTCTTCAACGCGCCCAACAGGCTGTATGCCGGAGAGGGAAAATCCTCACCGGTAGATGAGATCCGCCACGAGGACGTGGCCGGGTCCCCCTTCATCCTGGATTGA
- the rfbA gene encoding glucose-1-phosphate thymidylyltransferase RfbA yields the protein MAISKGIILAGGAGSRLYPLTLVASKQLQPVYDKPMIYYPLATLMMAGIKDILIISTPHDTPRFQALLGDGSRWGITLTYKVQPEPKGIAQAFLVGEEFIAGDPVCLILGDNIFYGKMGLDRLVQDFTTGAWIFGYYVNDPERYGVVQFDGNGKAIGIEEKPAQPKSNYAVPGLYLYDGRVVDVARNLAPSPRGELEITDVNLDYLRRGELMVERLGRGIAWLDTGTHQSLLEASHFIGTLEARQGLKIACLEEIALRMGFIDCRRMAEVIAETPKSSYRDYLARIYNETELCGGVVHER from the coding sequence ATGGCCATTTCCAAGGGAATCATACTTGCCGGCGGAGCCGGCAGCCGTCTGTATCCTCTCACGCTCGTCGCCAGCAAGCAGCTCCAGCCGGTCTACGACAAGCCGATGATCTACTATCCCCTTGCCACGCTCATGATGGCGGGGATCAAGGACATCCTGATCATTTCTACCCCCCACGATACCCCCCGCTTCCAGGCGCTCCTGGGCGACGGCTCCCGGTGGGGGATAACCCTTACCTACAAAGTGCAGCCCGAACCCAAGGGAATCGCCCAGGCGTTCCTGGTGGGCGAGGAGTTCATCGCCGGTGACCCGGTCTGCCTGATCCTGGGAGACAACATTTTTTACGGCAAGATGGGGCTCGACCGTCTGGTGCAGGATTTCACGACGGGAGCCTGGATCTTCGGGTACTACGTGAACGACCCCGAACGCTACGGCGTCGTCCAGTTCGACGGCAACGGCAAGGCCATCGGCATCGAGGAGAAGCCTGCCCAGCCCAAAAGCAACTATGCCGTCCCCGGCCTCTATCTCTACGACGGCAGGGTTGTGGACGTCGCCCGCAACCTGGCGCCGTCTCCCCGGGGTGAGCTGGAGATTACCGACGTGAACCTTGATTACCTGCGGCGGGGCGAACTCATGGTGGAAAGACTCGGGCGCGGTATTGCCTGGCTCGATACCGGAACCCACCAGAGCCTGCTGGAGGCATCACATTTCATCGGTACCCTCGAGGCACGCCAGGGGTTGAAGATCGCCTGCCTGGAGGAGATCGCCCTGCGTATGGGATTCATCGACTGCCGCCGGATGGCCGAGGTTATCGCCGAGACCCCCAAGTCGTCCTACCGGGACTACCTGGCCCGTATCTACAATGAAACCGAACTGTGCGGAGGTGTTGTTCATGAGCGTTAG